One segment of Scomber scombrus chromosome 3, fScoSco1.1, whole genome shotgun sequence DNA contains the following:
- the LOC133977822 gene encoding protein phosphatase 1 regulatory subunit 1A-like, whose amino-acid sequence MTAKTYSATMETGSPRKIQFTVPLLDTHLDPEAAEQIRRRRPTPATLVASSDQSSPEIDEDRLPNQLYKAALLNSPRQRRKGQKGTPTMKELQFMVEHHLYRQQQGAGDECSSESCLSDRPSPDSVPTGEELPHDDEATAEAFEKLRCQMEEFSRESLLEAAGGPECSLSKEKEACSSVANAADPSAKQNKAQADTKAAASGASQPAEEKTMTPSLEKEK is encoded by the exons ATGACAGCAAAGACCT ATAgtgccaccatggaaactgggAGCCCCAGGAAGATACAGTTTACCGTCCCTCTACTGGACACCCACCTGGACCCAGAGGCAGCTGAACAG ATCAGAAGACGTAGACCGACACCTGCTACTTTGGTGGCATCCAGTGATCAGTCATCACCTG AAATAGATGAAGATCGTCTCCCAAACCAGTTGTACAAG GCAGCCTTGCTGAACTCACCTCGACAACGGCGAAAAGGTCAGAAGGGAACACCTACAATGAAAG AGCTGCAGTTCATGGTAGAGCACCACCTATACAGGCAGCAGCAGGGAGCTGGGGATGAGTGCTCCTCAGAGAGTTGCCTGTCGGACCGGCCCAGCCCTGACTCTGTTCCCACTGGGGAGGAGCTCCCACATGATGATGAAGCCACTGCAGAGGCTTTTGAGAAACTGCGCTGCCAAATGGAGG AGTTCTCGAGGGAGAGTCTATTAGAGGCTGCAGGTGGACCTGAGTGCTCCCTCTCCAAGGAGAAAGAGGCTTGTTCCAGCGTTGCCAATGCAGCAGATCCCTCagcgaaacaaaacaaagcacaaGCAG ACACAAAAGCAGCAGCATCCGGTGCGAGTCAGCCGGCAGAGGAGAAAACAATGACACCCAGCctggagaaagagaaatag
- the npffl gene encoding pro-FMRFamide-related neuropeptide FF like, protein MDTAAVVTLLALVMALAGVSQALHIQGGLDKNDIVPGSSEENMADRLLGLESENTDNSIDDRLLASVLRALLLGTPRETRSSVLHQPQRFGRGSRGQVFSEDQIHSRDWEGAPGQIWSMAVPQRFGKK, encoded by the exons ATGGACACAGCTGCAGTGGTGACTCTTCTGGCTCTGGTTATGGCTCTGGCTGGCGTCAGTCAGGCTCTTCACATCCAAGGTGGTCTGGACAAAAATGACATCGTGCCAGGCAGCTCAGAGGAGAACATGGCCGACCGCCTGCTGGGGCTG GAAAGTGAAAACACAGATAACAGCATTGACGACCGTCTACTCGCCTCAGTGCTGAGAGCCCTGCTGCTCGGAACTCCCAGAGAAACGAGGAGCTCTGTTCTCCATCAGCCACAGAG GTTTGGCCGTGGCTCCAGAGGGCAGGTCTTTTCGGAGGATCAGATACATTCCCGTGATTGGGAGGGTGCCCCCGGTCAGATCTGGAGTATGGCTGTGCCCCAGAGATTTGGCAAGAAATAA